The following coding sequences are from one Corallococcus soli window:
- a CDS encoding DUF481 domain-containing protein, translating into MLPVALLLATSLQAQTPPPAPRPAAPPPSPAARAPAAPVPPTPPSVIAADAPAAERAALAAERAALAAERAAEASARLAAAIERLAEVTAQGPIAPPAVAPPAAAAAAPDATKPSVWDVSVGLSLISLTGNASTLTVSGLASALRKTERWIYSVKAFGAYGRSRPPQLEGEVESLSQVVALTAGIELRGDRRFTEHLSGYLLAGALTDHVGSVESRPYGEAGASILWFDTKKDEKLGVRDSTLRTDFAFRYARETRFQYYPERLDLPDVDLGGPRFGVLFRYGISKDITFQEEAEILVSVITESRVLFNSQTQVMANLTDALALGVGFQVKSDSAPPPGKVSTDTALSFNLTIAL; encoded by the coding sequence ATGCTCCCCGTCGCACTGCTGCTCGCCACCTCACTGCAAGCCCAGACCCCGCCGCCCGCGCCCCGTCCCGCCGCGCCGCCGCCTTCGCCCGCCGCGCGTGCCCCGGCCGCCCCCGTTCCGCCGACGCCGCCCTCCGTGATTGCCGCGGATGCCCCCGCCGCGGAGCGCGCCGCCCTCGCCGCGGAGCGCGCCGCCCTCGCCGCGGAGCGCGCCGCCGAGGCCAGCGCCCGGCTCGCGGCGGCCATCGAGCGCCTGGCCGAGGTGACGGCGCAGGGCCCCATCGCCCCGCCCGCGGTGGCGCCGCCCGCCGCCGCCGCCGCCGCGCCCGACGCCACGAAGCCCAGCGTTTGGGACGTCAGCGTGGGCCTGAGCCTCATCTCCCTCACCGGCAACGCGTCCACGCTGACGGTGAGCGGGCTCGCGAGCGCGCTGCGCAAGACGGAGCGGTGGATCTACTCGGTGAAGGCCTTCGGCGCGTACGGCCGCAGCCGCCCGCCCCAACTGGAAGGGGAGGTGGAGTCGCTGTCGCAGGTGGTGGCCCTCACCGCCGGAATCGAGCTGCGTGGCGACCGCCGCTTCACCGAGCACCTCAGCGGCTACCTGCTGGCGGGCGCCCTGACGGACCACGTCGGCAGCGTCGAGTCGCGGCCCTATGGTGAAGCCGGCGCGAGCATCCTCTGGTTCGACACCAAGAAGGACGAGAAGCTGGGCGTGCGGGACTCCACGCTGCGCACCGACTTCGCCTTCCGCTACGCCCGTGAGACGCGCTTCCAGTACTACCCGGAGCGCCTGGACCTGCCGGACGTGGACCTGGGCGGCCCGCGCTTCGGTGTCCTGTTCCGCTACGGCATCTCCAAGGACATCACCTTCCAGGAAGAGGCGGAGATCCTGGTGAGCGTCATCACCGAATCCCGCGTGCTCTTCAACAGCCAGACGCAGGTGATGGCGAACCTCACCGACGCGCTGGCCCTGGGCGTGGGCTTCCAAGTGAAGTCGGACAGCGCCCCGCCCCCGGGCAAGGTGTCCACCGACACGGCGCTCTCCTTCAACCTGACCATCGCGCTGTAG
- a CDS encoding cytochrome C oxidase subunit IV family protein translates to MAIANESHQEEQNMQEHHGAGRYVVIWVVLLVLTLVTVYTGRMHLPDFGLLLALVIASVKGTLVALYFMHLSEHRGANRLVFGVSIAFVVLLIGFTLMDFGTRFRLSNPPGSQYSDLQAVDIGANQAEGRPGGHQQKIKQKGETHE, encoded by the coding sequence ATGGCCATCGCCAACGAATCACATCAGGAAGAGCAGAACATGCAGGAGCACCACGGCGCCGGGCGCTACGTGGTCATCTGGGTGGTCCTGCTCGTGCTCACGCTCGTCACCGTCTACACCGGCCGCATGCACCTGCCGGACTTCGGTCTCCTGCTGGCGCTCGTCATCGCCAGCGTGAAGGGCACGCTGGTGGCGCTGTACTTCATGCACCTGTCCGAGCACCGGGGCGCGAACCGCCTGGTGTTCGGGGTGTCCATCGCGTTCGTGGTGCTGCTCATCGGCTTCACGTTGATGGACTTCGGCACGCGCTTCCGCCTGTCGAACCCTCCGGGCTCGCAGTACAGCGACCTGCAGGCGGTGGACATCGGCGCGAACCAGGCCGAGGGCCGCCCGGGCGGCCACCAGCAGAAGATCAAGCAGAAGGGCGAGACGCACGAGTAG
- a CDS encoding cytochrome c oxidase subunit 3 family protein: MSSAHVTPGSVPGPKLAAHFASLEVQKHAARLGMWLFLATEILLFAGLFACYAAYRFLFPEAWAACSRELDLTMGTVNTVVLITSSFTAAMAVHYAKVGKNKMVGHMFVLTLLMAVAFLVIKYFEYKHKFEVGTLPGRYYFYEGIQLPGAPLYFTVYFASTALHGLHVVIGMTVLMFSTVRAYRVGDFSANNYTMVELGSMYWHLVDLVWIFLFPMLYLV; this comes from the coding sequence ATGTCTAGCGCGCACGTGACGCCGGGCTCTGTGCCCGGTCCCAAGCTGGCCGCCCACTTCGCGTCGCTGGAGGTGCAGAAGCACGCGGCGCGGCTGGGCATGTGGCTGTTCCTCGCCACGGAAATCCTGCTCTTCGCCGGTCTGTTCGCGTGCTACGCGGCGTACCGCTTCCTGTTCCCGGAAGCGTGGGCCGCGTGCAGCCGCGAGCTGGACCTGACGATGGGCACCGTCAACACGGTGGTGCTCATCACCTCGTCGTTCACCGCCGCCATGGCGGTGCACTACGCCAAGGTGGGCAAGAACAAGATGGTGGGGCACATGTTCGTGCTCACCCTGCTGATGGCGGTGGCGTTCCTCGTCATCAAGTACTTCGAGTACAAGCACAAGTTCGAGGTGGGGACGCTGCCGGGCCGGTACTACTTCTACGAAGGCATCCAGCTGCCGGGCGCCCCGCTGTACTTCACGGTGTACTTCGCCTCCACCGCGCTGCACGGCCTGCACGTCGTCATCGGCATGACGGTGCTGATGTTCTCCACGGTGCGCGCGTACCGCGTCGGGGACTTCAGCGCGAACAACTACACGATGGTCGAGCTGGGCTCCATGTACTGGCACCTCGTCGACCTGGTGTGGATCTTCCTCTTCCCGATGCTGTACCTGGTCTGA
- a CDS encoding cytochrome c oxidase subunit I: MTPSSSIAAPGAVPGHEATDDHGHHPSYLTDGTTVKSWLLTVDHKRIGIMYMAWVLLFFLVGGIFALLIRIELLTPGPTIMDAMTYNRVFTLHGIVMIFLFMIPAIPAIFGNFMLPLMLGAKDVAFPRLNLLSLYVYLAGAGFALWGMLNGGLDTGWTFYTPYSAHTTTSVAPVLFGAFIIGFSSILTGMNFIVTAHTMRAPGITWFKMPLMVWALYATSCIQVLATPVIGLLLLLVTAENLFSLGMFDVARGGDPVLFQHLFWFYSHPAVYIMVLPAFGVMSEVVATFSRKNIFGYRAVAYSSVGIAFVGFFAWGHHMFVSGQSTFNAGVFGVLSMLVGVFTAIKVFNWVGTVYKGAVEFSTPFAYFCGFLFFTVFGGMTGIAVATVSLDVPWHDTYFVVAHFHFIMVGATIMAFLAALHYWFPKMFGKMYHEGWGLVSAALIILGFNATFIPQFLVGNAGMPRRYYEYPERFQALNVASTAGASLLAFGFIIIAIYLTYALVYGERADNPWNSKGYEWLTASPPPTHNFIGPQPTYPEEPHFYVDPNTGKGEVSDV, from the coding sequence ATGACCCCATCCAGTAGCATCGCCGCGCCGGGGGCAGTCCCCGGCCATGAGGCGACCGACGACCACGGCCACCACCCGAGCTACCTGACGGACGGCACCACGGTGAAGTCGTGGCTGCTGACGGTGGACCATAAGCGCATCGGCATCATGTACATGGCCTGGGTGCTGCTCTTCTTCCTGGTGGGCGGCATCTTCGCGCTGCTCATCCGGATCGAGCTGCTGACGCCCGGTCCGACCATCATGGACGCGATGACGTACAACCGCGTCTTCACGCTGCATGGCATCGTCATGATCTTCCTGTTCATGATCCCTGCCATCCCGGCCATCTTCGGCAACTTCATGCTGCCGCTGATGCTGGGCGCGAAGGACGTGGCGTTCCCGCGGCTGAACCTGCTGTCGCTCTACGTGTACCTGGCGGGCGCGGGCTTCGCGCTCTGGGGCATGCTCAACGGCGGCCTGGACACCGGCTGGACGTTCTACACGCCGTACAGCGCGCACACGACGACGTCGGTGGCGCCGGTGCTCTTCGGCGCGTTCATCATCGGGTTCAGCTCCATCCTCACGGGCATGAACTTCATCGTCACCGCGCACACCATGCGGGCGCCGGGCATCACCTGGTTCAAGATGCCCCTGATGGTCTGGGCGCTCTACGCGACCAGCTGCATCCAGGTGCTGGCGACGCCGGTGATTGGCCTCCTGCTCCTGCTGGTGACGGCGGAGAACCTGTTCAGCCTGGGCATGTTCGACGTGGCCCGCGGCGGTGACCCGGTCCTCTTCCAGCACCTGTTCTGGTTCTACAGCCACCCGGCCGTGTACATCATGGTGCTGCCGGCGTTCGGCGTGATGAGCGAGGTCGTCGCGACCTTCAGCCGCAAGAACATCTTCGGCTACCGCGCGGTGGCGTACTCCAGCGTGGGCATCGCCTTCGTGGGCTTCTTCGCCTGGGGCCACCACATGTTCGTGTCCGGCCAGTCGACCTTCAACGCCGGCGTGTTCGGCGTGCTGTCGATGCTGGTGGGCGTCTTCACCGCCATCAAGGTCTTCAACTGGGTGGGCACCGTCTACAAGGGCGCGGTGGAGTTCAGCACCCCATTCGCCTACTTCTGCGGCTTCCTGTTCTTCACCGTGTTCGGTGGCATGACGGGCATCGCGGTGGCGACGGTGTCGCTGGACGTGCCGTGGCACGACACGTACTTCGTCGTGGCGCACTTCCACTTCATCATGGTGGGCGCGACGATCATGGCCTTCCTGGCCGCGCTCCACTACTGGTTCCCGAAGATGTTCGGGAAGATGTACCACGAGGGGTGGGGCCTGGTGTCCGCGGCGCTCATCATCCTGGGCTTCAACGCGACGTTCATCCCCCAGTTCCTCGTGGGCAACGCGGGCATGCCGCGCCGCTACTACGAGTACCCGGAGCGCTTCCAGGCGCTGAACGTGGCGTCCACGGCCGGCGCGTCGCTGCTCGCGTTCGGGTTCATCATCATCGCCATCTACCTGACGTACGCGCTGGTGTACGGCGAGCGCGCGGACAACCCGTGGAACAGCAAGGGCTACGAGTGGCTGACGGCCTCCCCGCCGCCCACCCACAACTTCATTGGCCCCCAGCCGACCTATCCCGAGGAGCCCCACTTCTACGTGGATCCGAACACGGGCAAGGGCGAGGTGTCGGATGTCTAG
- the coxB gene encoding cytochrome c oxidase subunit II: MSDLANQFLFLPERASTFAERVDFLHYFVVGTTMVMSAGVGLAALFMFFRYRRREAHQHTEYVVPDLKTEFLFVSVPLVFFLAWFAIGFRDFTWYTTPPKDSMDVYVMGKQWMWKFSYPEGPNGVNVLHVPANRPVRLLITSRDVIHSFYVPSFRIKMDALPGRYTQAWFEATKPGTYQVLCTEYCGLSHSKMLAEVVVLAPEDYENWLKEQQRGRLQDRQDALADTSLVPPAARMSEQGQKLVGTQGCLGCHSVDGSRHIGPTFLGMYDRTEKLADGQDIRVDEAYITQSMMDPGAHIVAGYQNVMPTYQGKLQGPESAAIVEYIKSLRTANVRESASEGPAYDPIQ; the protein is encoded by the coding sequence ATGAGCGACCTGGCCAACCAATTCCTGTTCCTCCCGGAGCGCGCGTCCACGTTCGCGGAACGGGTCGACTTCCTGCACTACTTCGTCGTCGGTACGACGATGGTGATGTCCGCGGGCGTCGGTCTCGCGGCGCTCTTCATGTTCTTCCGCTACCGCCGGCGGGAGGCCCACCAGCACACGGAATACGTCGTGCCGGACCTGAAGACGGAGTTCCTCTTCGTCTCCGTGCCGCTGGTGTTCTTCCTGGCGTGGTTCGCCATCGGGTTCCGGGACTTCACCTGGTACACCACCCCGCCCAAGGACTCGATGGATGTCTACGTCATGGGCAAGCAGTGGATGTGGAAGTTCTCCTACCCGGAGGGCCCCAACGGCGTGAACGTGCTGCACGTCCCGGCGAACCGCCCGGTGCGTCTGCTCATCACGTCCCGCGACGTCATCCACTCCTTCTACGTCCCGTCCTTCCGCATCAAGATGGACGCGCTGCCGGGCCGCTACACGCAGGCCTGGTTCGAGGCGACGAAGCCCGGCACGTACCAGGTGCTCTGCACCGAGTACTGCGGCCTGTCGCACTCGAAGATGCTGGCCGAGGTCGTCGTGCTCGCGCCGGAGGACTACGAGAACTGGCTGAAGGAGCAGCAGCGCGGCCGCCTGCAGGACCGGCAGGACGCGCTCGCGGACACCTCGCTGGTGCCCCCCGCGGCCCGCATGTCGGAGCAGGGCCAGAAGCTGGTCGGCACGCAGGGCTGCCTCGGCTGCCACTCGGTGGACGGCTCCAGGCACATCGGCCCCACCTTCCTGGGCATGTACGACCGCACGGAGAAGCTCGCCGACGGCCAGGACATCCGCGTGGATGAAGCCTACATCACCCAGTCGATGATGGACCCGGGCGCGCACATCGTCGCCGGCTACCAGAACGTGATGCCGACCTACCAGGGCAAGCTGCAGGGCCCCGAGTCGGCCGCCATCGTCGAGTACATCAAGTCGCTGCGCACTGCGAACGTGCGCGAGAGCGCTTCCGAGGGACCCGCCTATGACCCCATCCAGTAG
- a CDS encoding SCO family protein, translating into MPSLLPNTSARSVGLLAAVALVFASALPASALPGGGRTPRAIVEADSDLPPPISGVDVQEHLGEPIPLETRFLDSSGEEVRLGGLLSKTRPTLLTLVYYECPMLCSLVLNEQVRVMRDLGLELGKDYEALTVSIDPKDTPGQSAERRRKYLQSMGKPESAPWHFLTGTDENIRKLADAVGFQYTYEPSTKQYAHPAVVTVLTPEGSISRYLYGTSFDRQNAKLALLEAAGGRVGTSFDRIVMSCFKYDTATRRYGFYIFGFIRLGSLAVFGALATMLIYFWRRELKKGATT; encoded by the coding sequence ATGCCGTCCCTCCTCCCGAACACCTCCGCCCGCTCCGTCGGGCTCCTCGCGGCGGTCGCGCTGGTGTTCGCCAGCGCCCTGCCGGCGTCCGCCCTGCCGGGCGGAGGCCGGACGCCCCGCGCCATCGTGGAGGCGGACTCCGACCTGCCCCCGCCCATCAGCGGCGTGGACGTGCAGGAGCACCTGGGCGAGCCCATCCCGCTGGAGACCCGCTTCCTGGACTCTTCGGGGGAAGAAGTGCGGCTGGGGGGCCTGCTGTCGAAGACGCGCCCCACCCTGCTCACGCTGGTGTACTACGAGTGCCCCATGCTCTGTAGCCTCGTCCTCAACGAACAGGTCCGCGTGATGCGCGACCTGGGGCTTGAGCTGGGCAAGGACTACGAGGCCCTCACGGTCAGCATCGACCCGAAGGACACCCCGGGCCAGAGCGCGGAGCGCCGCCGCAAGTACCTGCAGTCCATGGGCAAGCCGGAGTCGGCCCCCTGGCATTTCCTCACCGGCACCGACGAGAACATCCGCAAGCTCGCCGACGCCGTGGGCTTCCAGTACACGTATGAGCCGAGCACGAAGCAGTACGCCCACCCCGCGGTGGTCACCGTGCTCACCCCGGAGGGGAGCATTTCGCGCTACCTCTACGGCACGTCATTCGACCGCCAGAATGCGAAGCTCGCGCTGCTGGAAGCGGCGGGCGGTCGGGTTGGGACGAGCTTCGATCGCATCGTCATGTCCTGTTTCAAGTATGACACCGCCACGCGGCGGTACGGTTTCTACATCTTCGGATTCATCCGCCTGGGCTCCCTTGCCGTCTTCGGCGCCCTGGCCACGATGCTGATCTATTTCTGGAGGCGCGAGCTGAAGAAAGGCGCGACTACATGA
- a CDS encoding c-type cytochrome gives MRWLIPAAGLAALTGCNVSSEFLQRMETQAKYEYYEASEFWPDGRAMRVPPAGTVPRERPVGNPGISTGRANGVAVTNVPMTVDKPLLALGQKKYNIVCAQCHGVLGDGDSVVAENMALRLPPSLLDLADKPAGHFYTAINEGYGIMPSFSGELDTRERWAVVAYVRALQAARSTPGGAQPVPQENR, from the coding sequence ATGAGGTGGCTCATCCCCGCCGCGGGGCTCGCCGCGCTCACCGGCTGCAACGTCAGCAGTGAATTCCTCCAGCGCATGGAGACCCAGGCCAAGTACGAGTACTACGAGGCCTCCGAGTTCTGGCCGGACGGTCGCGCCATGCGCGTGCCCCCCGCCGGCACCGTTCCGCGCGAGCGCCCCGTGGGCAACCCCGGCATCAGCACCGGCCGCGCCAACGGCGTCGCGGTGACGAACGTCCCCATGACGGTGGACAAGCCGCTGCTCGCGCTGGGTCAGAAGAAGTACAACATCGTCTGCGCGCAGTGCCACGGCGTGCTCGGCGACGGTGACAGCGTCGTCGCGGAGAACATGGCCCTGCGCCTGCCGCCGTCGCTGCTGGACCTCGCGGACAAGCCGGCCGGCCACTTCTACACCGCCATCAACGAGGGCTACGGCATCATGCCGTCCTTCTCGGGTGAGCTCGACACGCGTGAGCGCTGGGCCGTCGTCGCCTATGTGCGCGCGCTGCAGGCCGCCCGTAGCACCCCCGGAGGGGCTCAGCCCGTCCCGCAGGAGAACCGATGA
- a CDS encoding DUF3341 domain-containing protein, protein MEAKVLDSWVLAEFATPDALVDATRQMREKGFQGMDTYSPYPLHGGSEALGLPPSRVPFIALGGALTGMVTALAMQTWMNTIDYPLNIGGRPLLSLPAWVPITFELTVLFCAFGIVFGLLGLSKLPQPYHPAFEFEAFRSASTHGYWLSVPHPTGQDATDTTNQLKSLGATQVTVVSGENE, encoded by the coding sequence ATGGAAGCCAAGGTCCTCGATTCCTGGGTGTTGGCCGAGTTCGCCACGCCGGATGCCCTCGTGGATGCCACCCGGCAGATGCGCGAGAAGGGCTTCCAGGGCATGGACACCTATTCTCCGTATCCGCTGCACGGCGGGTCGGAAGCGCTGGGGTTGCCCCCTTCGCGGGTGCCCTTCATCGCCCTGGGTGGCGCGCTCACCGGCATGGTCACCGCGCTCGCGATGCAGACGTGGATGAACACCATCGACTACCCGCTCAACATCGGCGGTCGTCCGCTGCTCAGCCTTCCGGCGTGGGTGCCCATCACCTTCGAGCTGACCGTGCTCTTCTGCGCGTTCGGCATCGTCTTCGGGCTGCTCGGCCTCAGCAAGCTGCCCCAGCCGTATCACCCTGCCTTCGAGTTCGAAGCCTTCCGCAGCGCGTCCACGCACGGCTATTGGCTGAGCGTGCCCCACCCCACGGGGCAGGACGCGACGGACACCACGAACCAGTTGAAGTCCCTGGGCGCCACCCAGGTGACCGTCGTCTCGGGAGAGAACGAATGA
- the nrfD gene encoding NrfD/PsrC family molybdoenzyme membrane anchor subunit: MAETAHALPLDPLEPRDLVAPHHDDKSLNETLLDHVWRKPGKGWFMMLGITSAALGLLVIGVTYTLARGIGVWGNNQPVGWAFDIVNFVWWVGIGHAGTLISAILLLFQQKWRTSINRFAEAMTLFAVMCAGLFPLLHTGRPWFAFWLFPYPSTLGAWPQFRSPLVWDVFAISTYLTVSALFWFVGLIPDLAALRDSSKTKLQRTIYGLFALGWRGSGRHWHNYKIAYLLLAGISTPLVVSVHTIVSFDFAVSQIPGWHTTVFPPYFVAGAVFSGFAMVITLIVPARKYLGLRDVITDRHLENMNKVILATGLIVSYGYMMEHFVAWYSQNQYEIWTFYVNRATGPYAGVYWLMIACNVITPNIFWFKKCRTSIPIMWVASIAVNIGMWCERFIIIVTSLSQDFLPSSWDLYSPTWVDWSIYIGTLGLFGTLFLLFLKFVPAVAVSEVKELQLELKHAAHAANGHHGTDSAAASHGAH; encoded by the coding sequence ATGGCCGAGACCGCTCACGCACTCCCGCTCGACCCGCTCGAGCCCCGGGACCTCGTCGCGCCGCACCACGACGACAAGTCCCTCAATGAGACGCTGCTGGACCATGTCTGGCGCAAGCCCGGCAAGGGCTGGTTCATGATGCTGGGCATCACGTCCGCCGCCCTGGGACTGCTCGTCATCGGCGTCACCTACACCCTGGCGCGCGGCATCGGCGTGTGGGGCAACAACCAGCCGGTGGGCTGGGCGTTCGACATCGTCAACTTCGTCTGGTGGGTCGGTATCGGCCACGCCGGCACGCTCATCTCCGCCATCCTCCTGCTCTTCCAGCAGAAGTGGCGCACGAGCATCAACCGCTTCGCGGAGGCCATGACGCTGTTCGCGGTCATGTGCGCCGGCCTCTTCCCGCTGCTCCACACGGGCCGTCCCTGGTTCGCCTTCTGGCTGTTCCCCTACCCCAGCACCCTGGGCGCGTGGCCGCAGTTCCGCTCGCCGCTGGTGTGGGACGTGTTCGCCATCTCCACGTACCTCACCGTGTCCGCGCTGTTCTGGTTCGTGGGCCTCATCCCGGACCTGGCGGCCCTGCGCGACTCGTCCAAGACGAAGCTGCAGCGCACCATCTACGGCCTGTTCGCCCTGGGTTGGCGCGGCTCCGGCCGGCACTGGCACAACTATAAAATCGCCTACCTGCTGCTCGCTGGCATTTCGACGCCGCTGGTGGTGTCCGTGCACACCATCGTCTCCTTCGACTTCGCCGTGTCGCAGATCCCGGGCTGGCACACCACGGTCTTCCCCCCGTACTTCGTGGCCGGCGCCGTGTTCAGCGGCTTCGCGATGGTCATCACGCTCATCGTGCCCGCCCGCAAGTACCTGGGCCTCCGGGACGTCATCACCGACCGCCACCTGGAGAACATGAACAAGGTCATCCTCGCGACGGGCCTCATCGTGTCCTACGGGTACATGATGGAGCACTTCGTCGCCTGGTACTCCCAGAACCAGTACGAGATCTGGACCTTCTACGTGAACCGCGCCACCGGCCCCTACGCCGGCGTGTACTGGCTGATGATCGCCTGCAACGTCATCACCCCGAACATCTTCTGGTTCAAGAAGTGCCGCACCAGCATCCCCATCATGTGGGTGGCTTCCATCGCGGTGAACATCGGCATGTGGTGCGAGCGGTTCATCATCATCGTCACCTCACTCTCCCAGGACTTCCTGCCGTCTTCCTGGGACCTGTACAGCCCCACCTGGGTGGACTGGTCCATCTACATCGGCACGCTGGGCCTGTTCGGCACGCTCTTCCTGCTGTTCCTCAAGTTCGTTCCCGCCGTCGCGGTGAGCGAGGTGAAGGAGCTGCAGTTGGAGTTGAAGCACGCCGCCCACGCCGCCAACGGCCACCACGGCACGGATTCCGCCGCGGCCTCGCACGGAGCGCACTAG